In Polyangium spumosum, the genomic stretch TTCGTCTCAAAGATGTTGTCCGTGCGGATGACGCGCGCCCGGACCGCGCTTGCGTGGTCGGGCATGAGCGCATTTGCCAGCGCATTCGTTACCGCTCGATCGATCGCCCCCGCGGTATTCGTTTCGAGCGTCCCGTCCTCGTTCAGCGGCGGATCGTTGTTGATCTCGTTATCGAGCACCGGCTGCGCCGCGAGATACGCCTCGATCATGACGCGCGCCACGTTCAGATCCCGATAGCGGCTCCGTTCGTCCGCCATCGTCAGACCGCGAGCGAAGTACACGTTTCCCCCGCTCGTATCCATGACCGTGAAGCGCGCCGCGCGGAGCTTCACCGTCGCGAGCCCCTCGTCCACCGGGAGCGCGTCCACCTCCTTCAACGGCCCGTCATCGTGATTGCCGAGGTCCGACGAGAACCGCACCGCCGCCGCCTTGTACGCCGCCGCCCACGATTGCGACCGCAAGAACGACCCTTGCAGCGTCCCACCGCGGAGCCACGCGCCCCGCGCGCACACGCACACGCGCCGCGAAACGAAGCCCTCGAAGGCTTCCGCGAGCGCTTCGTCCGTCTCGCCGAGCGGCGCGCCGAGGATCGCGACGATCGGCCGCTTGAGCGCTTCGAGCTCGGCGATCTTCGTGTCGAGGGCCTCCGCCAGCGCCCTCGTTTCCGCAGCATCGGCGAGCTCGCCGACGACATGCAGGAGCCGGAAATCGGCCTTCACGTGGACGAGCTTGTTGATCGCCTCCATCACGGCCTCGATCGAGAACCCCGGCGCGTTGCAGGCGAACGCGTATTCCGTGTCCTTGACGAACGCAGCCGCGGGAAACTGGATCGTCACGCCGACGCCCGGGATCTTATGGTCCGCCTCGCGCCCCTTCGCCGTCGCCTTTGGGAGGCCGAGCAACTCGATCGCGCTCCCGCCGAGGATCGCGAGGCTCGACCCCTCGCCGATCGTCTTGCTCGCGAGCCGCAGCTTCGACGCCGGAGCCACGAGCGACGCCGCCACGTTGTTCGCCTTCCCGAGCACCGCGACGACCGCCGCCGGATCGGCAGGCGGATCCTTGAATTCGACGGTTTGGGCCTCCCCCGTGTCTTCCTGCAAATCGAGCGTTGTCCCGTCGAGGTCCCCCGCCTCGCCTTGCTTCAACCCGACCACCAGGCCGAGCACGACGAGCGCCGAGCCGCCGAGGAGCTCGAT encodes the following:
- a CDS encoding DUF2586 family protein, which codes for MPSAEITFTEFGPAGEPASAARVVAKVGVCSAGSKNTVYAFDVPSPVAKALGEGPLTEATAQAVRGSRQRTLAVPIEASIPGVLGPLTQSGPGPALLLSGDPTDAAAVRVRITKSGPQGVGRFRVSISGTAAGAQVVPRFGTELVIPSRKAAEVTGTRDLSRLGYAKPAVVRGDKDLGASGLYGPGGLLDGKNIEAKIHGAEVSCVLEAPKDGAALLAQLANAFGSCVFSLDVGARLVWTSKAIGKAATIELLGGSALVVLGLVVGLKQGEAGDLDGTTLDLQEDTGEAQTVEFKDPPADPAAVVAVLGKANNVAASLVAPASKLRLASKTIGEGSSLAILGGSAIELLGLPKATAKGREADHKIPGVGVTIQFPAAAFVKDTEYAFACNAPGFSIEAVMEAINKLVHVKADFRLLHVVGELADAAETRALAEALDTKIAELEALKRPIVAILGAPLGETDEALAEAFEGFVSRRVCVCARGAWLRGGTLQGSFLRSQSWAAAYKAAAVRFSSDLGNHDDGPLKEVDALPVDEGLATVKLRAARFTVMDTSGGNVYFARGLTMADERSRYRDLNVARVMIEAYLAAQPVLDNEINNDPPLNEDGTLETNTAGAIDRAVTNALANALMPDHASAVRARVIRTDNIFETNLLRARMTVVPRGQIYGVSAELGPGLLTDNEEEGG